The following coding sequences lie in one Enterococcus sp. 9E7_DIV0242 genomic window:
- a CDS encoding glycoside hydrolase family 32 protein, with protein MDAVQKANQYIREKRTEVVDEYRNHFHLMAPVGWINDPNGFIYFRGEYHLFYQFYPYDSVWGPMHWGHAKSKDLLHWEELPVALAPGESYDKDGCFSGSAIEKDGKLYLMYTGHTVVGEQVRQVQCLAVSEDGIVFKKYAQNPIIAEEHIADVAQIDDFRDPKVFQREGHFYSVVAAKTAESRGQILLFESEDLLEWQFSSVLLEGDDEQGVMWECPDLFHLDGKDVLILSPIEMDKKGLSYWNTSSTVAFIGAVDWQTGRFIVENHHEIDHGVDFYAPQTCLGKEDKRIMVAWMQMWHRTMPTHDLGHKWSGSMTLPRELFVEKNRLLQRPIQTLYQSLDITLQKENLELSEQPIILEKVISDQTYAALSIAMNDAQEVALLFGHGGNTLEFHYSAEESLVTVSRKNSGWKISGNEEETYDFRCMRVPLVDGKLKVEIVRDTSSMEWFFNDSTAMSFTFYEKSKGHDLMLSASDRAVLTSIKIGEIQ; from the coding sequence ATGGATGCTGTACAAAAGGCAAATCAATATATACGGGAAAAAAGAACGGAGGTGGTCGATGAGTATCGCAATCACTTTCATTTAATGGCACCAGTTGGATGGATCAATGACCCGAATGGTTTTATCTATTTTCGAGGAGAATATCATTTGTTTTACCAATTTTATCCTTATGATAGTGTCTGGGGGCCGATGCATTGGGGTCACGCAAAGTCCAAAGACTTGCTGCATTGGGAAGAGCTGCCGGTCGCATTGGCACCTGGTGAAAGCTATGATAAGGATGGGTGCTTTTCCGGAAGTGCGATTGAGAAAGACGGCAAGCTATATCTAATGTACACAGGGCACACTGTTGTGGGAGAACAGGTAAGACAAGTCCAATGTTTAGCGGTATCGGAGGATGGGATTGTTTTTAAGAAATATGCGCAAAATCCGATCATCGCAGAAGAACATATCGCTGATGTTGCACAAATAGATGATTTTAGAGACCCTAAAGTCTTTCAAAGGGAAGGACATTTTTATTCGGTAGTAGCTGCGAAAACAGCTGAAAGCAGAGGTCAGATTTTACTTTTTGAGTCGGAGGATCTTCTAGAGTGGCAGTTCTCTTCCGTATTGTTGGAGGGAGATGACGAGCAGGGTGTGATGTGGGAATGTCCGGATTTATTTCATTTGGATGGAAAGGATGTTCTGATTCTTTCACCTATTGAAATGGATAAAAAAGGGCTGTCTTATTGGAATACCAGCTCTACCGTGGCATTCATTGGCGCGGTTGATTGGCAAACGGGACGCTTCATAGTAGAAAATCATCATGAAATCGATCACGGAGTTGATTTCTATGCACCTCAAACCTGTCTAGGAAAAGAGGACAAAAGAATCATGGTTGCTTGGATGCAGATGTGGCATCGAACCATGCCGACACATGATTTAGGGCATAAATGGTCTGGCTCAATGACATTGCCTCGGGAGCTTTTCGTCGAAAAAAATAGACTTCTTCAAAGACCTATTCAAACACTCTATCAATCACTGGATATAACGCTTCAAAAAGAAAATCTCGAGCTTTCCGAGCAACCGATCATACTTGAAAAGGTCATTTCTGATCAGACCTATGCAGCGCTTTCTATTGCGATGAATGACGCACAAGAAGTTGCACTCCTATTTGGTCACGGAGGAAATACACTGGAATTCCATTATTCCGCAGAGGAATCACTGGTCACGGTCAGTCGCAAAAACTCCGGCTGGAAAATTAGTGGAAATGAAGAAGAAACATATGATTTTCGCTGCATGCGTGTTCCTTTGGTAGATGGGAAATTGAAAGTGGAAATAGTTCGTGATACATCCTCTATGGAATGGTTCTTTAATGATTCGACTGCCATGAGTTTTACCTTTTACGAAAAATCTAAAGGACATGATTTGATGCTTTCCGCCTCAGACAGAGCAGTGCTCACATCAATTAAAATTGGCGAGATTCAATAA
- a CDS encoding chromate transporter, which yields MKSSYLRLFGYNFMISAFTFGGGYVTIPMMEKYFVTHGDLSKEELLELSTIAQTSPGAIAVNLSVLVGRRIHGWKGALLSGLASTLPALIILYFVSLAYTSFQENPIVRSVLKGMEAAVAAIIVDLVIDMTQALQNKKKKILLVLPILAFIGNAFLNIHPLWLLGGSLLIVLLEEKWKGRD from the coding sequence ATGAAGTCATCTTATTTACGTTTATTTGGGTATAATTTTATGATCAGTGCGTTTACCTTTGGTGGCGGCTATGTCACGATTCCGATGATGGAAAAGTATTTTGTCACACATGGAGATTTATCGAAAGAGGAGCTATTGGAGCTTTCAACGATTGCACAGACTTCCCCAGGAGCGATTGCTGTCAATCTTTCAGTTTTAGTCGGTCGACGCATACATGGGTGGAAAGGAGCGCTATTGAGCGGACTGGCTTCTACGCTTCCAGCGTTGATCATCCTTTATTTTGTTTCTTTAGCCTATACTTCTTTTCAGGAAAATCCGATTGTTCGCAGTGTGCTAAAAGGGATGGAAGCAGCAGTTGCAGCCATCATCGTTGATTTAGTGATCGATATGACGCAGGCACTGCAAAATAAGAAAAAAAAGATTCTGCTGGTCTTGCCGATTTTAGCATTTATCGGGAATGCCTTTCTCAACATTCATCCACTCTGGCTGTTGGGCGGTTCACTGCTCATTGTCCTACTGGAAGAAAAATGGAAAGGGCGTGACTAG
- a CDS encoding chromate transporter: protein MGQLWQLFLSFLQIGFLSIGGGYATLPLIQTEIVDGRHWLSLQEFTDIVTISQMTPGPLAVNSATFVGLRVAGISGAVVATFACVISGCLIALGLERFFRSNQENQLIQTAFSGLQACAVGLIAGASLSMLTLAFAGTLNWYEVQTIEWLPLLFFTVYLILLRKIKISPILLLMLAGAMGFLLYR, encoded by the coding sequence ATGGGACAGCTCTGGCAGTTGTTTTTGAGTTTTCTACAAATTGGCTTTCTAAGTATTGGCGGAGGTTATGCTACGTTACCGTTGATTCAGACCGAAATAGTTGATGGCCGCCATTGGTTGAGCCTACAGGAATTCACAGATATCGTCACGATTTCTCAGATGACCCCGGGACCTTTAGCGGTAAACAGTGCGACCTTTGTCGGCTTGAGGGTTGCTGGCATATCGGGAGCTGTCGTGGCCACGTTTGCTTGTGTAATTTCAGGATGTTTGATTGCTTTAGGATTGGAGCGATTCTTTCGGAGCAATCAGGAAAATCAATTGATCCAGACTGCTTTTTCCGGACTACAGGCCTGTGCTGTTGGATTGATTGCCGGTGCATCACTGTCGATGCTGACACTGGCCTTTGCGGGTACACTGAACTGGTATGAAGTCCAGACAATCGAATGGCTGCCGTTATTATTTTTTACGGTATACTTGATTCTTTTGAGGAAAATAAAAATCAGTCCGATTTTGCTGCTTATGCTAGCAGGGGCAATGGGATTCCTTCTTTACAGATAG
- a CDS encoding ROK family protein, whose amino-acid sequence MEIYGAIEAGGTKFVCAVGNAALEIIEKVSFPTETPQKTIAAVIDYFNQYKKELKSIGVGSFGPIDVQPNSAEYGYITTTPKLDWQYVDFVGLLKRHFAIPIAWTTDVNAACYGEYISGKGQGLASVVYYTIGTGVGGGALQNGRFVEGFSHPEMGHMLVRRHSEDSFEGNCPFHKSCLEGMAAGPAIEKRVGKKGQELSSDDPFWQIEAEYLAQCAYTTTLLFSPDIIIFGGGVMQQSLLPQVHQAFAELMNGYVKTPPLENYIVQPKLGNDAGTIGCLALAKNQRNLL is encoded by the coding sequence ATGGAGATTTATGGAGCGATCGAAGCTGGCGGAACTAAATTTGTCTGTGCCGTTGGGAATGCAGCATTAGAGATTATTGAGAAGGTCAGCTTTCCAACTGAGACGCCGCAAAAAACAATAGCTGCCGTCATTGATTATTTCAATCAATACAAAAAAGAGCTGAAAAGTATAGGCGTAGGTTCCTTTGGTCCTATTGATGTCCAGCCTAATTCTGCTGAGTATGGGTACATTACTACAACACCTAAGCTTGATTGGCAATACGTTGATTTTGTCGGGCTATTGAAACGACATTTTGCGATTCCGATTGCCTGGACGACAGACGTCAATGCGGCTTGCTATGGGGAATATATTAGTGGAAAAGGGCAAGGTCTAGCTAGTGTCGTTTACTATACAATCGGAACAGGTGTAGGCGGTGGCGCGTTACAAAATGGCCGTTTTGTTGAAGGCTTCAGTCATCCGGAAATGGGACATATGCTTGTTCGCAGACATTCAGAGGATTCTTTTGAAGGAAATTGTCCTTTTCATAAAAGCTGTTTGGAAGGGATGGCAGCTGGACCGGCCATTGAGAAACGAGTAGGAAAAAAGGGGCAGGAGCTGTCTTCCGACGATCCTTTTTGGCAGATTGAAGCGGAATACCTTGCTCAGTGTGCCTATACGACGACGCTGCTCTTTTCGCCTGATATCATCATTTTTGGTGGGGGAGTAATGCAACAGAGCTTATTGCCTCAAGTTCATCAAGCCTTTGCAGAATTGATGAATGGTTATGTAAAGACGCCACCACTGGAAAACTATATTGTACAGCCAAAGCTAGGCAATGATGCAGGAACGATCGGTTGCCTTGCGCTGGCAAAAAATCAAAGGAATTTGTTATAA